In Microplitis mediator isolate UGA2020A chromosome 2, iyMicMedi2.1, whole genome shotgun sequence, a single window of DNA contains:
- the LOC130663487 gene encoding uncharacterized protein LOC130663487 isoform X2 encodes MQPDKFIDSLGKHLKDVIIDGTAVKEPWRLTLFLLLSYADLKKHRFHYWAAYPTLFNLPEIFYEAPHQKAIEIFSNNDFDKLRISFNSLDSKLKCFFSVLLSSNNNLEIINLSEGINYVNSHTEKTNETNCAHQKLYFAFYDPCDTLEPGWPLRNLLCLLFYSCPDFAFSETINILSIRGKNLESSVIFTIKVTENFNKDFKKKEMIEGRLVGWETNVNGKMGPNIADLSESLDPNRMAARAVNLNLKLMKWRLVPDLNLEKISKLRCLLLGAGTLGCSVARVLIGWGIKNITFVDSSTVSHSNTVRQSLYTHEDAVNKRLKAEAARDALLRISPTFNVEAVIMHIPMPGHVVGQSLMVSTQTAVKTLEKLVQNHDVIFLLLDSREARWLPTLLCAVFDKMAINAALGFDSYTVQRHGTRKITVAGSPDLTQHCPSGEDLGCYFCNDVTQPGNSQVDRTLDQQCTVSRPGLSSIAAGLAVELMIAVTQHSKGIGANAFMDDSRSQYRSSERESCEGLLGVVPHTIRGSLWNYEMRLTITHRFPSCTACSIPLINEYRKRGFDFILDACNQPNYLERVAGLEDLLKRPNLDELCYAIDSSDDEDSEDISLVKI; translated from the exons ATGCAacctgataaatttattgattcactTGGTAAACATCTGAAAGATGTAATAATTGATGGAACAGCTGTAAAAGAACCATGGCGacttactttatttttactattatcatacgctgatttaaaaaaacacaGATTTCATTATTGGGCAGCTTATCcgactttatttaatttacctgaaattttttatgaagcTCCACATCAAAAagctattgaaatattttcaaataatgacTTTGATAAACTGCGAATTAGCTTCAATAGTCTAGActctaaattaaaatgttttttttctgtattattATCAAGTAATAATAACTTggagattattaatttatctgaaGGAATCAATTACGTCAACTCACACACAGAGAAAACAAATGAAACTAATTGC gctcatcaaaaattgtattttgcTTTTTATGATCCATGTGATACTTTAGAACCGGGATGGCCACTAAGGAAtcttttatgtttattattttattcttgccCGGACTTTGCTTTTAgtgaaacaataaatattttatcaattcgaggcaaaaatttagaatcatctgttatttttacgataaaagtaacagaaaatttcaataaagattttaaaaagaaagaaatgATTGAAGGACGACTGGTAGGTTGGGAAACAAATGTAAACGGTAAAATGGGACCAAATATTGCTGATCTATCAGAATCACTGGATCCAAATCG AATGGCTGCTCGTGCAGTTAATTTGAATCTAAAACTTATGAAGTGGCGACTTGTTCCTGATTTaaacttagaaaaaatttctaaactaCGTTGTTTATTGCTAGGGGCTGGAACATTAGGTTGTTCAGTTGCAAGAGTATTAATCGGTTGGggaatcaaaaatataactttcGTTGATAGCTCTACAGTATCTCACAGTAATACCGTTAGACAAAGTCTTTATACTCACGAAGATGCTGTCAATAAACGATTGAAAGCTGAAGCAGCAAGAGATGCGCTTCTTCGAATATCTCCTACATTT aaTGTTGAAGCTGTAATTATGCATATTCCAATGCCTGGTCATGTAGTAGGACAAAGTCTTATGGTATCCACTCAAACAGCAGTAAAAACATTAGAAAAATTAGTCCAAAATCATGatgtgatatttttattgcttgATTCACGTGAAGCGCGTTGGTTACCAACATTATTATGTGCAGTATTTGATAAAATGGCAATAAACGCAGCTCTTGGTTTTGATTCTTATACTGTACAACGTCATGGTACACGAAAAATAACAGTAGCTGGTTCTCCTGATTTAACTCAGCATTGTCCGTCTGGCGAAGATCTTGGTTGTTATTTTTGCAATGATGTAACTCAGCCGGGAAAT TCTCAAGTCGATCGAACCCTTGACCAGCAATGTACAGTAAGCAGACCAGGACTATCATCAATTGCTGCTGGTCTTGCTGTTGAACTAATGATCGCCGTCACTCAACATTCCAAAgg TATTGGGGCCAATGCTTTTATGGATGATAGTCGAAGTCAATATCGTTCAAGTGAACGAGAATCTTGTGAAGGTTTGTTAGGTGTAGTTCCGCATACTATTCGTGGTTCTCTTTGGAATTATGAGATGCGGTTAACGATTACTCACAGATTTCCATCTTGTACTGCTTGTTCTATAccattaattaatgaatatcgAAAACGTGGTTTTGATTTTATACTTGATGCTTGTAATCAGCCAAATTATCTGGAACGAGTTGCTGGCTTAGAAGATTTACTCAAAAGACCAAATTTAGATGAG ctATGCTATGCTATAGATAGTTCAGATGATGAAGACAGCGAAGACATCAGTcttgtaaaaatatga
- the LOC130663487 gene encoding uncharacterized protein LOC130663487 isoform X1, producing the protein MASEMVKFTKLRSAIDPSFWAKLSELKLDKYKLEDKTEISIWSGYSFDKIYENKISPMILDCTSFNENVETTSHNGTVACSGILINTNTFEAFRQMQPDKFIDSLGKHLKDVIIDGTAVKEPWRLTLFLLLSYADLKKHRFHYWAAYPTLFNLPEIFYEAPHQKAIEIFSNNDFDKLRISFNSLDSKLKCFFSVLLSSNNNLEIINLSEGINYVNSHTEKTNETNCAHQKLYFAFYDPCDTLEPGWPLRNLLCLLFYSCPDFAFSETINILSIRGKNLESSVIFTIKVTENFNKDFKKKEMIEGRLVGWETNVNGKMGPNIADLSESLDPNRMAARAVNLNLKLMKWRLVPDLNLEKISKLRCLLLGAGTLGCSVARVLIGWGIKNITFVDSSTVSHSNTVRQSLYTHEDAVNKRLKAEAARDALLRISPTFNVEAVIMHIPMPGHVVGQSLMVSTQTAVKTLEKLVQNHDVIFLLLDSREARWLPTLLCAVFDKMAINAALGFDSYTVQRHGTRKITVAGSPDLTQHCPSGEDLGCYFCNDVTQPGNSQVDRTLDQQCTVSRPGLSSIAAGLAVELMIAVTQHSKGIGANAFMDDSRSQYRSSERESCEGLLGVVPHTIRGSLWNYEMRLTITHRFPSCTACSIPLINEYRKRGFDFILDACNQPNYLERVAGLEDLLKRPNLDELCYAIDSSDDEDSEDISLVKI; encoded by the exons aTGGCATCGGAAAtggttaaatttacaaaattacggTCAGCTATTGATCCAAGTTTTTGGGCAAAATTATCAGAATTGAAAttggataaatataaattagaaGATAAAACGGAGATTTCTATTTGGAGTGGTTATAGTTTTgacaaaatatatgaaaacaaAATAAGTCCAATGATTCTTGATTGTACATCATTTAACGA aaacGTTGAAACAACATCACATAATGGAACTGTTGCCTGTTCTGGAATACTCATTAATACTAATACTTTTGAAGCATTTAGACAAATGCAacctgataaatttattgattcactTGGTAAACATCTGAAAGATGTAATAATTGATGGAACAGCTGTAAAAGAACCATGGCGacttactttatttttactattatcatacgctgatttaaaaaaacacaGATTTCATTATTGGGCAGCTTATCcgactttatttaatttacctgaaattttttatgaagcTCCACATCAAAAagctattgaaatattttcaaataatgacTTTGATAAACTGCGAATTAGCTTCAATAGTCTAGActctaaattaaaatgttttttttctgtattattATCAAGTAATAATAACTTggagattattaatttatctgaaGGAATCAATTACGTCAACTCACACACAGAGAAAACAAATGAAACTAATTGC gctcatcaaaaattgtattttgcTTTTTATGATCCATGTGATACTTTAGAACCGGGATGGCCACTAAGGAAtcttttatgtttattattttattcttgccCGGACTTTGCTTTTAgtgaaacaataaatattttatcaattcgaggcaaaaatttagaatcatctgttatttttacgataaaagtaacagaaaatttcaataaagattttaaaaagaaagaaatgATTGAAGGACGACTGGTAGGTTGGGAAACAAATGTAAACGGTAAAATGGGACCAAATATTGCTGATCTATCAGAATCACTGGATCCAAATCG AATGGCTGCTCGTGCAGTTAATTTGAATCTAAAACTTATGAAGTGGCGACTTGTTCCTGATTTaaacttagaaaaaatttctaaactaCGTTGTTTATTGCTAGGGGCTGGAACATTAGGTTGTTCAGTTGCAAGAGTATTAATCGGTTGGggaatcaaaaatataactttcGTTGATAGCTCTACAGTATCTCACAGTAATACCGTTAGACAAAGTCTTTATACTCACGAAGATGCTGTCAATAAACGATTGAAAGCTGAAGCAGCAAGAGATGCGCTTCTTCGAATATCTCCTACATTT aaTGTTGAAGCTGTAATTATGCATATTCCAATGCCTGGTCATGTAGTAGGACAAAGTCTTATGGTATCCACTCAAACAGCAGTAAAAACATTAGAAAAATTAGTCCAAAATCATGatgtgatatttttattgcttgATTCACGTGAAGCGCGTTGGTTACCAACATTATTATGTGCAGTATTTGATAAAATGGCAATAAACGCAGCTCTTGGTTTTGATTCTTATACTGTACAACGTCATGGTACACGAAAAATAACAGTAGCTGGTTCTCCTGATTTAACTCAGCATTGTCCGTCTGGCGAAGATCTTGGTTGTTATTTTTGCAATGATGTAACTCAGCCGGGAAAT TCTCAAGTCGATCGAACCCTTGACCAGCAATGTACAGTAAGCAGACCAGGACTATCATCAATTGCTGCTGGTCTTGCTGTTGAACTAATGATCGCCGTCACTCAACATTCCAAAgg TATTGGGGCCAATGCTTTTATGGATGATAGTCGAAGTCAATATCGTTCAAGTGAACGAGAATCTTGTGAAGGTTTGTTAGGTGTAGTTCCGCATACTATTCGTGGTTCTCTTTGGAATTATGAGATGCGGTTAACGATTACTCACAGATTTCCATCTTGTACTGCTTGTTCTATAccattaattaatgaatatcgAAAACGTGGTTTTGATTTTATACTTGATGCTTGTAATCAGCCAAATTATCTGGAACGAGTTGCTGGCTTAGAAGATTTACTCAAAAGACCAAATTTAGATGAG ctATGCTATGCTATAGATAGTTCAGATGATGAAGACAGCGAAGACATCAGTcttgtaaaaatatga